Proteins encoded by one window of Procambarus clarkii isolate CNS0578487 chromosome 55, FALCON_Pclarkii_2.0, whole genome shotgun sequence:
- the LOC123755319 gene encoding methyl-CpG-binding protein 2: MGFVVQEGDEITEISHGWRRLVRKRKSGASIGRIDHYYLSPDNKKFKTKKASLAYAEKKAMAINKNEIHFGKLCKIENSSEDKDNKSQRTQPSRNKDNKLQKSTRPTKDKDSKVIIKKSPKKKQIKRKRLN; this comes from the exons ATGGGCTTTGTAG TTCAGGAAGGAGATGAGATTACAGAAATTTCACACGGATGGCGACGGTTGGTGCGGAAAAGGAAGAGTGGGGCAAGTATTGGGAGAATTGATCATTATTATTTAAG CCCAGATAACAAGAAATTCAAAACAAAGAAAGCCTCATTGGCCTACGCCGAAAAAAAAGCGATGGCTATCAACAAGAATGAGATACATTTTGGAAAATTATGTAAAATAG AAAACTCATCAGAGGATAAAGACAACAAGAGTCAAAGAACACAGCCATCAAGGAATAAAGATAACAAACTACAAAAAAGCACAAGGCCTACAAAAGATAAGGACAGCAAGGTTATCATTAAAAAATCCCCCAAAAAGAAACAAATTAAAAGAAAAAgacttaattaa
- the LOC123756133 gene encoding uncharacterized protein produces the protein MEGPHPRLILQLVFLLVLLGAHCTLSRRENRQQDGENYIENQRRSFESPVKEWKNKRGGKGDSETETQPLSVHRRRNWDDGRAQQLEAHAGKPPTPDSLGKRERNTKARETIQNTKENAREKNIAFMGGETQSKRNANVKKINGGNSPGSEARRRNTKVHKTKSQTYKVRKRLEDDDNRNKKLRKKKFPKKAESEKNYYKKHRTGDSRRSKSTNTLKNVQKNGKKTNKKTRNKNTFDKEEERKNRVHRTGGKTAYAHGSKEVEDIARTEKQAKGEPRSEEESPERKQRKNKKKNNSRKIANNRRKAGKWGRKKHPNQKTRSHLKDHINKIKSQTKKWMTRRKSKSRTDAAASGRHRQTDIQAKNIGNYQNQTLKQTRTLITDRKHQERPRGQTRGFDYPMYRLSTCKMTHTLTANEPFLLTSDSSRFARSCFNTFKGPPGSRLTFSCPVFALGSKGCKAERIQIKEPGKKWKFCKTEVVFLESLGDTLTVQHRRKNLAKKDCPGVFVCEVAVAKGTGNSTLVGSGILPVLPVIGGTPTGPSGGQIGVPAPIALPNPIGLPAPIAPPKPIGGPAPIAPPKPIGGPTPIAPPKPIGLPAPIAPPKPIGGPTPIAPPKPIGGPAPIAPPKPIGGPVPIAPPKPIGLPAPIAPPKPIGGPVPIAPPKPIGGPTPIAPPKPIGGPAPIAPPKPIGGPVPIAPPKPIGGPAPIAPPKPIGGPAPIAPPKPIGGPTPIAPPKPIGGPAPIAPPKPIGGPAPIAPPKPIGGPAPIAPPNPPPGGQGPSPPRLFCSKCTPGHITVSRIVGGEPASVGEMPWQAKLIVSGVMCSGTLIMPSWVITAAHCYRNGYRDTDVTLGEHDLDVEEPGSVVLKINKVIPHPKFDSFTMEHDIALVELKSPVTFSDRIMPICLAQSQDFGDFGTAIASGWGHNSYGGSSPQVLHKVTLDIISNKACDDLYGGLYDIFDTMMCTYTENKDACQGDSGGPLVVQAPDGQWVLAGITSFGYRCAHKDSPGIFTRISKYHDWISANTYQENC, from the exons ATGGAGGGACCTCATCCAAGGCTAATTCTTCAGCTAGTTTTTCTGCTGGTACTGCTCGGCGCCCACTGTACCCTCTCTAGAAGGGAAAACAGACAGCAGGATGGAGAAAATTACATAGAAAATCAAAGACGAAGTTTTGAAAGCCCCGTGAAGGAATGGAAGAACAagagaggaggaaaaggagacTCAGAAACAGAGACGCAGCCGCTTAGTGTACACAGACGGAGGAACTGGGACGATGGCAGAGCACAGCAGTTAGAGGCACATGCAGGAAAGCCTCCCACGCCGGACAGTTTGGGAAAGAGAGAGCGCAATACCAAAGCGAGAGAGACGATACAAAATACGAAAGAAAACGCTAGAGAGAAAAATATAGCTTTTATGGGCGGAGAAACGCAATCCAAGAGGAATGCAAATGTTAAGAAAATAAATGGAGGAAATAGTCCAGGGAGCGAAGCGAGAAGAAGGAATACTAAAGTGCATAAAACCAAAAGTCAAACATATAAAGTAAGAAAAAGGCTGGAAGATGATGATAATAGAAACAAGAAGTTAAGGAAGAAAAAATTCCCCAAAAAGGCCGAGTCAGAAAAGAATTATTACAAGAAACATAGAACAGGCGACAGCCGACGTAGTaaatctacaaatacattaaagaATGTGCAAAAAAATGGAAAGAAAACTAACAAGAAAACTAGAAACAAGAACACTTTTGACAAGGAGGAGGAGAGAAAGAATAGAGTGCATAGAACGGGTGGGAAGACAGCATACGCACACGGAAGTAAGGAAGTTGAAGATATTGCAAGAACTGAGAAGCAAGCCAAGGGAGAGCCACGAAGCGAGGAAGAGTCACCGGAAAGAAAGCAACGGAAGAATAAGAAAAAGAATAACTCTAGAAAAATTGCAAATAATCGAAGAAAAGCAGGCAAATGGGGAAGAAAAAAACATCCAAACCAAAAAACGAGAAGCCACTTAAAAGATcatattaataaaattaaaagtcaAACTAAAAAATGGATGACCAGGAGGAAGTCAAAGTCAAGAACCGACGCGGCAGCAAGCGGTCGCCATCGCCAAACGGATATTCAAGCCAAAAACATTGGAAATTATCAAAATCAAACCCTAAAGCAGACAAGAACTCTAATAACCGATAGAAAACACCAAGAAAGACCCCGGGGCCAAACTCGAGGGTTCGACTATCCTA TGTACCGCCTGTCAACCTGCAAGATGACCCACACTCTCACAGCCAATGAGCCTTTCCTCCTTACCTCCGACTCCTCTAGATTCGCCAGAAGTTGCTTCAACACCTTCAAG GGTCCACCGGGGTCAAGACTCACATTCTCCTGTCCGGTGTTTGCTCTGGGCTCGAAGGGCTGCAAGGCTGAGAGGATCCAAATCAAGGAACCCGGCAAAAA GTGGAAGTTCTGCAAGACGGAGGTGGTGTTTCTAGAGAGCTTGGGCGACACCCTCACCGTCCAGCACCGTCGGAAGAACCTGGCCAAGAAGGACTGCCCGGGCGTCTTTGTCTGTGAAGTGGCTGTCGCCAAGGGCACAG GAAATAGTACACTAGTTGGCTCGGGGATTCTTCCAGTCCTGCCTGTAATCggtggaacacctacaggaccctCTGGAGGACAGATTGGAGTACCTGCACCGATTGCACTGCCCAACCCAATCGGGTTACCTGCGCCGATTGCACCGCCCAAACCAATCGGGGGACCTGCTCCGATTGCACCGCCCAAACCAATCGGGGGACCTACGCCGATTGCACCACCCAAACCAATCGGGTTACCTGCGCCGATTGCACCGCCCAAACCAATCGGGGGACCTACGCCGATTGCACCACCCAAACCAATCGGGGGACCTGCGCCGATTGCACCACCCAAACCAATCGGGGGACCTGTGCCGATTGCACCGCCCAAACCAATCGGGTTACCTGCACCGATTGCACCACCCAAACCAATCGGGGGACCTGTGCCGATTGCACCGCCCAAACCAATCGGGGGACCTACGCCGATTGCACCACCCAAACCAATCGGGGGACCTGCGCCGATTGCACCACCCAAACCAATCGGGGGACCTGTGCCGATTGCACCGCCCAAACCAATCGGGGGACCTGCGCCGATTGCACCACCCAAACCAATCGGGGGACCTGCGCCGATTGCACCACCCAAACCAATCGGGGGACCTACGCCGATTGCACCACCCAAACCAATCGGGGGACCTGCGCCGATTGCACCGCCCAAACCAATCGGGGGACCTGCGCCGATTGCACCGCCCAAACCAATCGGGGGACCTGCGCCGATTGCACCACCCAATCCCCCACCAGGTGGGCAAGGCCCGTCTCCGCCGCGATTATTTTGCA GTAAGTGTACGCCCGGCCACATCACGGTGTCAAGGATCGTCGGCGGAGAACCAGCCAGCGTGGGAGAGATGCCCTGGCAG GCAAAATTGATAGTGAGCGGCGTTATGTGCTCCGGCACACTCATCATGCCCTCCTGGGTCATCACCGCCGCACACTGCTATCGCAACGG GTATCGCGACACAGATGTAACACTGGGAGAGCATGACCTGGACGTGGAGGAGCCGGGAAGCGTTGTCCTCAAGATCAACAAAGTTATCCCTCACCCGAAGTTCGACAGTTTTACTATG GAACACGACATTGCCTTGGTGGAGCTGAAGAGTCCGGTGACATTCTCAGACAGAATCATGCCCATTTGCCTAGCCCAATCCCAGGATTTCGGCGACTTCGGGACTGCCATCGCCTCCGGCTGGGGACACAATTCTTACG gcgggTCGAGCCCCCAAGTGCTGCACAAAGTGACTCTCGACATCATTTCCAATAAGGCCTGTGATGACCTCTATGGCGGCCTCTACGATATCTTCGACACTATGATGTGTACCTACACCGAAAACAAGGACGCGTGtcag GGTGACAGCGGAGGTCCTCTGGTGGTCCAGGCGCCTGATGGCCAGTGGGTGCTGGCGGGGATAACCAGCTTCGGGTACCGGTGTGCACACAAGGACTCTCCTGGTATCTTCACTAGGATTTCTAAGTACCATGACTGGATATCCGCCAATACCTACCAAGAGAACTGCTGA